One Formosa agariphila KMM 3901 genomic window, TGTAATATACTTTGTTGTCTAACCACTCTTGAACCGCTAATGCGTGAGGCTTAGGTAATTTTTCGTAGAATTTTGAAACTTCAATTTGTTCTTTATTTTCAAAAATCTCTTCTAAACTATCGTTATACGTTGCAAATTCTTCTAATTTTTCAATTAGTTCCTTTTTAATTTCAGTGTTAATTTGATCTGCACGTCTAGAAATAATAGAAATTGCTTCATATATATTCCCTGTCGGTTCGTCAACTTTGTTTCTGTTATACGTTATTGTATTTACAGGAGCATTGATTTTTTTTAAATCCATTATATTAACTTTTAGTGCTGTAATTTTTTAATTCTTCTACGATATCTTCGTGCATTTTACTTGCTTGATCTACATATTGCGTTTCTGTAAACCCTGTCATTAAATCTTTATAATATTGTTCTGCAGACTCTAAACGTTCTTGTTTTTTACGTTCTACACTGTTCATTGCTAACTTATACGAAGCATCTAATTTATAAAACATAGCATCTTCTCTTAAAGAAGAACCAGGGAATGCAAATAAGAAATTATCGAACGATTTAATAGACGCTTTATAATCTGATATTGTATTGTATTGCTTTGCTATTTCGTATGCTTTACGTTCTAACTTCCCATCTAATTCCTGAATATACCCACTTGCTTCAGTTAGGTATTCAGATTTAGGAAATTGATTTATAAATAACTGTAATTTTTCTATAGCTACTTTTGTCTCCGTTTGGTCTTTACTAAAAACAGGAGACCTCATGTAATAACTCTTTGCACTTAGAAATGAAGCTTCTTCTAACTTCTCACTTTTTGGATACGAGTCTGCAAAACGCTCAAACTGATAAGAAGATGCAATATAGTTTTTCATACCATATTGTGTCTGTGCATACATGTACATTAGTTTTTCAGCTTGTGGTTTTCCACGGTAACTTGGTACAATTTGAGAGAACAATCTATTGGCTTTAGAGTACTCACCTTCA contains:
- a CDS encoding DNA-directed RNA polymerase subunit omega, coding for MDLKKINAPVNTITYNRNKVDEPTGNIYEAISIISRRADQINTEIKKELIEKLEEFATYNDSLEEIFENKEQIEVSKFYEKLPKPHALAVQEWLDNKVYYRNTDEDVQ
- a CDS encoding outer membrane protein assembly factor BamD encodes the protein MGKYLYILFAFIVLSSCSEYQKTLKATDIGPKFKLGEELYNEGEYSKANRLFSQIVPSYRGKPQAEKLMYMYAQTQYGMKNYIASSYQFERFADSYPKSEKLEEASFLSAKSYYMRSPVFSKDQTETKVAIEKLQLFINQFPKSEYLTEASGYIQELDGKLERKAYEIAKQYNTISDYKASIKSFDNFLFAFPGSSLREDAMFYKLDASYKLAMNSVERKKQERLESAEQYYKDLMTGFTETQYVDQASKMHEDIVEELKNYSTKS